A genomic region of Rhodococcus pyridinivorans contains the following coding sequences:
- a CDS encoding acetoin utilization protein AcuC translates to MTTSSTAAGGTTQLSGDRIVVWSPDYLDYRWGPTHPMNPTRLDLTMALSRSLGLLEGVETVRPSPADDTDLLRIHTSSYVDAVKRAGSAPEGAAPPADAPHGLGTEDNPIFPRMHEASATLAGGTLAAAREIASGRARRAVSIGGGMHHAMADWAAGFCVYNDAAIAISWLLDHGYDRIAYIDVDAHHGDGVQHAFLGDPRVLTISLHQHPATLWPNTGWSSEVGSGPAEGTAINLPVLPGTVDALWLRAFHAVVPGAVAAFRPQILISQCGADSHREDPLADLSLTVDGQRASYLAMRDLADRYCEGRWLAVGGGGYGLVRVVPRAWTHLIAAALDREIDLSTPVPADWSERVGALAPSVELPTVMGEGSDVSYLPWDGPGGTPETGIASLDRALTRIDSAIIATRRAAFPLLGLDPEDPRD, encoded by the coding sequence ATGACCACGAGCTCCACCGCGGCGGGCGGTACGACACAGCTGAGCGGCGATCGGATAGTGGTGTGGAGCCCCGACTACCTCGACTACCGGTGGGGTCCGACACATCCGATGAACCCCACGCGTCTCGATCTCACGATGGCGCTGTCCCGCAGTCTCGGTCTCCTCGAAGGCGTCGAGACGGTCCGCCCGTCCCCTGCGGACGACACCGATCTGCTGCGCATCCACACCTCGTCCTACGTCGACGCGGTCAAGCGCGCGGGCTCCGCTCCGGAGGGAGCGGCACCCCCGGCCGACGCACCCCACGGTCTCGGCACCGAGGACAACCCGATCTTCCCCCGTATGCACGAGGCCAGCGCGACGCTCGCCGGGGGAACCCTCGCGGCCGCACGCGAGATCGCGAGCGGCCGGGCCCGCCGTGCGGTGAGCATCGGGGGCGGCATGCACCACGCGATGGCCGACTGGGCCGCCGGGTTCTGCGTCTACAACGACGCCGCCATCGCGATCTCGTGGCTGCTCGACCACGGCTACGACCGCATCGCCTACATCGACGTCGACGCCCACCACGGCGACGGTGTGCAGCACGCATTCCTCGGCGATCCCCGCGTCCTGACCATCTCCCTGCACCAGCATCCCGCGACGCTGTGGCCCAACACCGGGTGGTCCAGCGAGGTCGGTTCGGGTCCGGCCGAGGGCACCGCGATCAATCTGCCCGTACTGCCGGGCACCGTGGACGCGTTGTGGTTGCGCGCCTTCCATGCCGTCGTGCCGGGCGCGGTCGCGGCGTTCCGCCCCCAGATACTCATCAGTCAGTGCGGTGCCGACAGCCACCGCGAGGACCCTCTGGCCGATCTCTCCCTGACCGTCGACGGCCAGCGCGCGTCGTATCTCGCGATGCGCGATCTCGCCGACCGCTACTGCGAGGGTCGCTGGCTCGCCGTGGGCGGCGGCGGTTACGGCCTCGTGCGGGTGGTGCCGCGCGCGTGGACCCACCTGATCGCCGCGGCGCTGGACCGCGAGATCGACCTGAGCACCCCGGTTCCGGCGGACTGGAGCGAGCGCGTCGGCGCTCTCGCCCCGAGCGTCGAACTGCCCACGGTCATGGGGGAGGGCTCCGACGTCTCGTACCTGCCGTGGGACGGTCCCGGTGGCACACCGGAAACGGGGATCGCGTCCCTGGACCGCGCACTGACCCGCATCGATTCGGCGATCATCGCCACGAGGCGGGCGGCCTTCCCGCTGCTCGGCCTGGACCCGGAGGACCCCCGTGACTGA
- a CDS encoding metal-dependent transcriptional regulator: MKDLVDTTEMYLRTIYDLEEEGVVPLRARIAERLEQSGPTVSQTVARMERDGLLRVAGDRHLQLTEKGRDLAVSVMRKHRLAERLLVDVIGLDWENVHAEACRWEHVMSEEVERRLVEVLNNPTTSPYGNPIPGLAQLGLDRTAVLDEKLVRLTDIPHGKPTAVVVRRLAEYVQSDPEVIARLREAGVVPDARVTVETRPGSVSITVAGHDSFELSDEMAHAVQVKQV, translated from the coding sequence GTGAAGGACCTGGTCGATACAACGGAGATGTATCTCCGGACCATCTACGACTTGGAAGAGGAAGGCGTGGTGCCGCTGCGCGCGCGTATTGCCGAGCGCCTCGAACAGAGCGGACCGACGGTCAGCCAGACCGTGGCCCGCATGGAACGCGACGGCCTGCTCCGGGTCGCCGGCGACCGCCACCTGCAGCTCACCGAGAAGGGCCGCGATCTCGCGGTCTCGGTCATGCGCAAGCACCGGCTCGCGGAACGGCTTCTCGTGGACGTGATCGGTCTCGACTGGGAGAACGTGCACGCCGAGGCCTGCCGCTGGGAACACGTGATGAGCGAGGAGGTCGAGCGCCGTCTCGTGGAGGTGCTCAACAACCCGACCACCTCCCCCTACGGCAACCCCATTCCAGGACTGGCCCAGCTCGGCCTCGACCGCACGGCGGTCCTCGACGAGAAGCTGGTGCGGTTGACGGACATCCCGCACGGCAAGCCGACCGCGGTCGTGGTACGCCGGCTCGCGGAGTACGTCCAGTCCGACCCCGAGGTCATCGCGCGACTGCGTGAGGCCGGTGTGGTCCCGGACGCGCGGGTTACAGTCGAGACGCGACCGGGCTCGGTGTCCATCACCGTGGCCGGTCACGACAGCTTCGAGCTTTCCGACGAGATGGCCCACGCCGTGCAGGTGAAGCAGGTCTGA
- the galE gene encoding UDP-glucose 4-epimerase GalE: protein MSSVRLLVTGGAGYVGSVCTTVLLEQGHDVVVVDDLSTGNAEAVPTGAEFVEGDIAAVADELLSGSRFDGVLHFGAQSLVGESVEFPEKYWQGNVVTTLALLEAVRRSGTPRLVFSSTAATYGEPDSVPITEDAPTRPTNPYGASKLAIDHAISSYAHAHGLAATSLRYFNVAGAYGGAGENRVVETHLIPLVLQVALGVRDHISVFGTDWPTKDGTAVRDYIHVKDLADAHVLALTKSEPGRHGIYNLGSGEGFTVREVISACERVTGLPIAAVDAPRRAGDPAVLIASSSRAISELGWNPQHTDLDEIVSDAWEFTRSLGNRLHAARR, encoded by the coding sequence ATGTCCAGCGTGAGACTTCTGGTGACCGGCGGCGCCGGCTATGTGGGCAGCGTGTGCACGACCGTGTTGCTCGAGCAGGGCCACGACGTCGTGGTCGTCGACGACCTGTCCACCGGGAACGCCGAAGCGGTGCCCACCGGTGCCGAGTTCGTCGAGGGCGACATCGCGGCCGTCGCCGACGAACTGCTCTCCGGATCCCGTTTCGACGGCGTCCTCCACTTCGGTGCACAGTCCCTCGTCGGCGAGTCGGTGGAGTTCCCCGAGAAGTACTGGCAAGGCAACGTGGTGACCACCCTGGCCCTGCTCGAGGCCGTCCGCCGCTCGGGTACCCCACGGTTGGTGTTCTCCTCCACCGCCGCGACCTACGGCGAACCCGACAGCGTGCCGATCACCGAGGACGCGCCCACCCGGCCGACCAACCCGTACGGTGCGTCGAAGCTCGCCATCGATCATGCGATCTCCTCGTACGCGCACGCTCACGGTCTCGCGGCGACGAGTCTGCGGTACTTCAACGTCGCCGGCGCCTACGGCGGTGCCGGGGAGAACCGGGTCGTCGAGACGCATCTGATCCCACTCGTGCTGCAGGTCGCTCTCGGTGTGCGCGATCACATCTCGGTCTTCGGCACCGACTGGCCGACCAAGGACGGCACCGCGGTGCGCGACTACATCCACGTCAAGGATCTCGCCGACGCGCACGTACTGGCACTGACGAAGTCCGAACCCGGCCGCCACGGCATCTACAACCTCGGCAGCGGAGAGGGCTTCACCGTCCGCGAGGTCATCTCGGCGTGCGAGCGAGTCACGGGCCTGCCGATCGCAGCGGTCGACGCGCCGCGCCGTGCCGGTGATCCGGCCGTGCTCATCGCCTCGAGCAGCCGCGCGATCTCCGAGCTCGGGTGGAACCCCCAGCACACCGATCTCGACGAGATCGTCTCCGATGCGTGGGAGTTCACCCGGTCTCTCGGCAACCGGCTGCACGCTGCTCGACGCTGA
- a CDS encoding DUF4192 domain-containing protein, with product MTTSTPSSSHPLRLTDVGDVIAALPALMGFPPMRSIVVMCLTPTGDAPTRPNGKVASIGAVMRHDLVLPRPGESVPEPMRAAFRRFCAVCAREGAESVVAVLVDDDLIDRHDPVIADVCRLVDDFADHLDAVGIDLAGVYALPEITGGATWFVPGQNITGSVADPGSSVVAVARVFEGSPIRGSRTELAALLAPYPPAVRQEVARCIDEVVETRDREYERCAREGGGERADRLELETVLAHIETYAGGTDPSASDIAELAVLLANRTVRDAAMGLATGPLARPAERLWTELARALPDPERADAAALVGFGAYVRGDGPLAGVALAAALESDPRHRLSDLLDQALQAGLRPESIRGLAETGHEIAARLGLELPRGDEPS from the coding sequence ATGACAACTTCCACGCCTTCGTCGTCGCATCCCCTCCGTCTCACCGATGTCGGTGACGTGATCGCCGCCCTGCCCGCCCTCATGGGCTTCCCGCCGATGCGTTCGATCGTCGTGATGTGCCTGACCCCGACGGGTGACGCTCCGACCCGCCCGAACGGGAAGGTGGCGAGTATCGGCGCCGTGATGCGACACGACCTCGTCCTGCCCCGGCCCGGAGAGTCGGTCCCGGAACCCATGCGCGCGGCGTTCCGGCGCTTCTGCGCCGTCTGTGCCCGCGAGGGCGCGGAATCTGTGGTGGCCGTTCTCGTGGACGACGACCTCATCGACCGGCACGATCCGGTGATCGCCGACGTGTGCAGGCTCGTCGACGACTTCGCCGACCATCTCGACGCCGTCGGCATCGACCTGGCGGGGGTGTACGCGCTACCGGAGATCACCGGTGGAGCGACCTGGTTCGTGCCCGGCCAGAACATCACCGGCAGCGTGGCCGATCCCGGGTCCTCGGTGGTCGCGGTGGCCCGGGTGTTCGAGGGCAGCCCGATCCGAGGCTCCCGCACCGAGCTCGCCGCACTGCTCGCGCCGTATCCGCCGGCGGTGAGGCAGGAAGTCGCGCGGTGTATCGACGAGGTCGTCGAGACCCGCGACCGCGAGTACGAACGCTGTGCCCGCGAGGGCGGCGGCGAACGCGCCGACCGTCTCGAACTCGAAACCGTGCTCGCACACATCGAGACGTACGCCGGCGGAACGGATCCCAGCGCGTCCGACATCGCCGAGCTGGCCGTCCTGCTCGCCAACCGCACGGTGCGCGACGCCGCCATGGGACTTGCGACCGGACCGCTCGCACGGCCGGCGGAGCGTCTGTGGACCGAGCTCGCCCGGGCCCTGCCCGATCCCGAGCGCGCCGATGCCGCCGCGCTTGTCGGCTTCGGCGCTTACGTGCGCGGCGACGGTCCGCTCGCCGGGGTCGCGCTCGCAGCGGCCCTCGAATCCGATCCCCGCCACCGGCTTTCGGATCTGCTCGACCAGGCCCTGCAGGCGGGACTGCGTCCCGAGTCGATCCGTGGCCTCGCGGAGACCGGACACGAGATCGCGGCGCGGCTGGGACTCGAACTGCCGCGCGGCGACGAACCGTCCTGA